From the genome of Colletotrichum destructivum chromosome 10, complete sequence, one region includes:
- a CDS encoding Putative phosphopantetheine binding ACP domain, methyltransferase type 12, ACP-like superfamily has product MEKYHTVTEPDVMSPNFEFSPAQDDSALYYANIETLERLTMCYIRRFVEGVSVSQQASFPKWHHRHMTSVFRRRLLVHDEKHQQQQQHQYCQDKNHDDNVGAMLAQLEVQDVVNARLVRAVGENLRAVCEGRRDMLEVLLEQDGELSRLYDRGIAMADANRAVAQLIGLVAHRYPRMKFLEVGGGTGSTTKYVLEALAGRFRTYTFTDISAGFFARSEEKLSKYDDDGGHGGKIEYRVLDIERDPTSQGFTNGAYDLIIAANCVHATKSLGTTLAHLRDLLRPGGFLVLFDITGDPIWLSYSFVFGGLDQWWAGAADDGRVDGPGVSRARWDSELRKSGFSGLDQAVPFPRRREMFSVMLSQAVHDEAGTVLALRQPTLALNQDSSSSRSRRRFNRQAFAVVGASSLSERVVNQFGRHVLNVTHVPSLDHVGAAKDPASSSSSSSLFAPGKNLAVMLMTELDMPLFAHLSGDTLASFKLLLRSSRYFMVVTRRCRDENPDSNMLVGVLRALFAEMPHFRFQCIDIDDLDVRADNFDRTSDILSASLLRMVLVPLLEDEPSRNDDDNNNDKNRIMWSMEPELLVRDGCVQIPRVVKDTAKNDRLNSSTRLIEQKTCRSQHLVELDTAQIEPWKPYHYMDTGDGGRPSLPPHLPRVPLIRRPLPDGLPADYRASMCPIETTVSTVRCLPYTPGQQRFHLIVGAIDRQRCPFSTSSLVTGTRVAALCPVNPATTVYVPLDNVYKMEHEKVPSLSLFSDEVILLATLSSMMLRRTALLVTDDSKVLLLNPGRDLSNMMSKLSLPREITDRLLLAGVGASPPTAEIRWGSIGAVVDMGGGLNDHATDSQSRENSCSGEWMQEIDDLGPWVLRYRYPIIPPVSESQSRSIFFCACADLANLDHSASTAYQDGTAPTSLFDWRSSIFTTQVQPLDFKALFRADRTYLLVGLSSDLGLSLCRWMVANGARHVAIASRHAPNQVRSSLYLTFAEDMRRAGAYFAAVQCDVTRRASLEAAVWELAGHLHMPPVAGIAHGAMVLQDKLFADMTVLDLEEVIAPKALGAANLDALFGGGGGDGDDREPPTLDFFVMMSSTACIIGNISQSNYHAGNMFMAALVERRRARGLPASVLHLSAVAGVGYVHRLPERARDFTNTFALLHEEDLHLAFGEAIAAGRPGSGANGEVICTIKTKRKKEKTTGSVVGDPTITSWLDNPRFSTLVEDDGSQSDATVDGNGSAAGAAVRVTDLGAALRAVPASDRAQAAQLIQASFVRKLETALRKSPGTIDAQLSLSAVGLDSVLAVEMRFWFLKTIMVEIPVLKFMHQSVAQISEWAAGESVT; this is encoded by the coding sequence ATGGAGAAGTACCACACCGTAACGGAGCCAGACGTCATGTCGCCCAATTTTGAATTCTCGCCGGCGCAGGACGACTCGGCCTTGTACTACGCCAACATTGAAACGCTGGAACGCCTCACCATGTGCTACATCCGCCGCTTCGTGGAGGGCGTGTCGGTCTCGCAGCAGGCGAGCTTCCCCAAGTGGCACCATCGCCACATGACATCCGTGTTCCGGCGACGCCTTCTCGTTCATGACGAGAAGcatcagcaacagcaacagcaccagTATTGCCAAGACAAAAATCATGATGACAACGTCGGGGCGATGCTGGCCCAGCTGGAGGTCCAGGACGTTGTCAACGCGCGGCTCGTGCGTGCCGTGGGCGAAAATCTCCGGGCCGTGTGCGAGGGGCGGCGGGACATGCTCgaggtgctgctggagcAGGACGGCGAACTGTCGAGGCTGTACGACCGCGGcatcgccatggccgacgccAACCGCGCCGTGGCCCAGCTGATCGGGCTGGTAGCCCACCGGTATCCACGCATGAAGTTCCTCGAGGTCGGGGGCGGCaccggcagcaccaccaaGTACGTCCTTGAGGCACTGGCCGGCCGGTTCAGGACGTACACCTTCACCGACATCTCGGCCGGTTTCTTCGCGCGGTCCGAGGAGAAGCTGTCCAAGtatgatgacgacggcggtcacggcggcaagatcgaGTACCGCGTGCTCGACATTGAGCGGGATCCTACCTCTCAGGGGTTCACCAACGGGGCGTACGACCTGATCATTGCCGCCAACTGCGTCCACGCCACCAAGAGTCTCGGGACCACGCTCGCCCACCTGCGGGACCTGCTTCGGCCCGGAGGCTTTCTCGTGCTTTTCGACATCACGGGCGACCCTATCTGGCTGTCGTACTCGTTCGTCTTTGGCGGGCTTGACCAGTGgtgggccggcgccgccgacgatggccggGTGGACGGTCCGGGAGTCTCTCGCGCCAGGTGGGATTCGGAACTGCGGAAGAGCGGCTTCTCGGGGCTGGACCAGGCCGTCCCTTTCCCGCGGCGCCGCGAGATGTTCTCCGTCATGCTGTCGCAAGCGGTTCATGACGAGGCTGGGACGGTGTTAGCTTTAAGGCAGCCCACGCTCGCCCTCAACCAAgatagcagcagcagccgcagccgccgccggttcAATCGCCAGGCCTTCGCCGTCGTAGGTGCCTCGAGCCTTTCTGAGCGTGTCGTTAATCAGTTTGGTCGCCATGTCCTAAACGTCACTCATGTGCCCAGTCTGGaccacgtcggcgccgcgaAGGAtcccgcatcgtcgtcgtcttcctcgtccttgttTGCGCCAGGGAAGAACCTCGCCGTCATGCTGATGACCGAGCTCGACATGCCACTATTCGCTCATCTAAGCGGCGACACGCTGGCCAGCTTCAAACTACTACTGAGGAGCAGCAGGTACTTCATGGTTGTTACCCGGCGCTGCAGAGACGAGAACCCCGACTCCAATATGCTCGTCGGTGTGCTGCGGGCGCTGTTCGCCGAGATGCCGCACTTCCGGTTCCAATGCATCGATATCGACGACCTGGATGTTCGGGCCGACAATTTTGACCGTACGTCGGACATCCTTTCGGCGAGCCTCTTGCGCATGGTTCTCGTGCCTCTGCTCGAGGATGAACCCTCTCGTaatgacgacgacaacaacaacgatAAGAACAGAATCATGTGGTCGATGGAGCCCGAGCTGCTAGTGCGGGACGGCTGCGTCCAGATTCCCCGCGTGGTGAAGGACACAGCCAAAAACGATCGTCTGAACTCGAGCACACGTCTGATAGAGCAGAAGACATGTCGGTCTCAGCATCTGGTTGAGCTCGACACGGCCCAAATCGAACCTTGGAAGCCATACCACTACATGGACACTGGTGATGGTGGCCGtccttcccttcctcctcatcttcctcgagtTCCTCTTATACGCCGACCCCTGCCTGACGGGCTGCCTGCGGACTATAGAGCGTCAATGTGTCCGATAGAAACTACCGTTTCTACTGTTCGCTGTCTTCCGTACACGCCGGGCCAGCAGCGGTTCCATCTCATCGTCGGGGCCATAGACCGACAGCGGTGCCCCTTCTCTACGTCATCATTGGTCACGGGAACCAGGGTGGCAGCTCTATGCCCAGTCAACCCAGCCACGACCGTCTACGTACCCCTAGACAACGTCTATAAGATGGAACACGAGAAAGTGCCATCACTTTCGCTGTTCAGCGACGAAGTCATTCTGCTGGCCACCTTATCCAGCATGATGCTGCGGCGGACAGCTTTGTTGGTCACCGATGACAGCAAAGTACTGCTGCTCAATCCCGGACGAGACCTTAGCAACATGATGTCAAAGTTGAGTTTGCCTCGAGAAATCACAGATAGGCTGCTTCTAGCGGGTGTCGGGGCTTCACCTCCAACCGCCGAGATACGATGGGGGtccatcggcgccgtggtcGACATGGGTGGCGGGCTAAACGATCATGCGACAGACTCCCAGAGCAGAGAAAACAGCTGCAGCGGCGAATGGATGCAGGAAATAGACGATCTCGGACCATGGGTGCTCCGATACCGATATCCCATCATCCCACCCGTGTCTGAGAGCCAGAGCAGatccatcttcttctgcgcATGCGCTGACTTAGCCAACCTCGACCATTCAGCTAGCACTGCATACCAGGACGGCACAGCCCCTACATCTCTCTTTGACTGGAGAAGCAGCATATTCACAACCCAGGTCCAGCCCCTCGACTTCAAGGCGCTGTTCCGCGCTGACAGGACCTACCTCCTCGTTGGCCTGTCTTCAGACCTAGGGTTGTCGCTTTGTCGGTGGATGGTTGCTAACGGAGCCCGGCACGTCGCAATAGCAAGCCGGCACGCCCCAAACCAGGTTAGGTCTAGTCTGTACTTAACGTTTGCTGAAGACATGCGCAGGGCTGGTGCCTACTTTGCTGCAGTCCAATGTGATGTGACAAGGCGCGCATCCCTCGAGGCAGCTGTCTGGGAACTCGCTGGGCACCTGCACATGCCACCCGTCGCAGGGATCGCGCACGGCGCAATGGTGCTGCAGGACAAACTCTTTGCTGACATGACAGTTTTGGACCTGGAGGAGGTAATCGCGCCAAAGGCACTCGGCGCGGCAAATCTTGACGCGCtgttcggcggcggaggcggagacggagacgaccGAGAGCCGCCCACCCTTGACTTCTTCGTTAtgatgtcctcgacggcctgcatCATCGGCAACATCTCGCAGTCCAACTACCACGCCGGTAACATGTTCATGGCGGCGCTAGTAGAGCGACGGCGTGCTAGGGGCCTACCGGCCTCTGTGCTGCACCTGTCGGCTGTCGCGGGCGTGGGCTACGTGCACCGGCTCCCCGAGCGTGCGCGGGACTTCACAAACACATTCGCCTTGTTGCACGAGGAGGACTTGCACCTCGCGTtcggcgaggccatcgcggccggccggccgggctCCGGGGCAAACGGCGAGGTCATCTGCACAATCAAGacaaagaggaagaaggagaagacgacgggcaGCGTTGTTGGCGACCCCACGATAACCAGCTGGCTGGACAACCCGCGTTTCTCgaccctcgtcgaggacgatggcTCTCAGTCTGACGCCACggtcgacggcaacggcagcgcggccggcgccgccgtcaggGTGACGGACCTCGGGGCGGCCCTTCGCGCCGTCCCGGCGTCCGACCGAGCACAGGCGGCGCAGCTGATTCAGGCGTCGTTCGTCCGGAAGCTCGAGACTGCGCTGCGCAAGAGCCCCGGCACTATCGACGCGCAGTTGTCGCTGTCGGCTGTAGGGCTCGACTCAGTGCTAGCCGTCGAGATGCGCTTCTGGTTCCTTAAGACCATCATGGTTGAAATCCCCGTGCTCAAGTTTATGCACCAGTCGGTTGCACAGATTAGCG
- a CDS encoding Putative enoyl-CoA hydratase/isomerase, ClpP/crotonase-like domain superfamily, with the protein MPLLWLTIQALAGLLFSKAVALDLPKYEGLVTSQNNSILTITLHNPVSSVNAWSADMHAGMKDIVRRLQEDNETKVVIINSSVPRFFCNHFDPAVFAIANFTEDYAMLMMNITNLPQITIGAVEGRARNAGHELLLALDMRFATTKDVLIGETETAFGNFPVAGSCQHLPRLIGRGLAMEYILSSQDVDAKEAERIGWINKAFDSRRDMYSHIDKLTSRLALFPRSGLVASKQAINLRSKPSREDFLHDITLFQDLSNPDFARIVDRVATLTNNWTAGEVELNLGRDVVLAYN; encoded by the exons ATGCCTCTGCTGTGGCTTACAATTCAAGCTCTCGCCGGGCTGCTCTTCTCAAAAGCGGTCGCGTTGGATCTGCCAAAATACGAAGGGCTCGTGACCTCCCAAAACAACAGCATCTTGACGATCACTTTGCACAACCCGGTGTCGTCGGTCAATGCTTGGAGCGCTGATATGCATGCTGGAATGAAAGACATCGTACGACGGCTTCAAGAAGACAATGAGACTAAGGTAGtcatcatcaacagcagCGTCCCTAGATTTTTCTGCAATCACTTTGATCCGGCAGTTTTTGCGATTG CGAATTTCACAGAAGACTACgcgatgctgatgatgaacATTACAAACCTACCCCAGATAACTATTGGCGCCGTTGAGGGAAGGGCACGCAATGCGGGACACGAACTCCTGTTAGCTTTGGACATGCGCTTTGCAACTACGAAGGACGTTTTGATAGGAGAGACCGAGACCGCATTCGGCAATTTTCCAGTGGCTGGATCATGTCAGCACTTGCCTCGACTCATTGGACGAGGTTTAGCAATGGAGTATATACTCAGCTCTCAAGATGTCGACGCAAAGGAAGCAGAGAGGATTGGATGGATCAACAAGGCGTTCGACTCTCGCAGGGACATGTACTCACATATCGACAAACTCACCTCACGCCTCGCCTTGTTCCCACGCAGCGGCCTTGTTGCATCAAAACAGGCGATCAATCTCCGGTCCAAGCCCTCGCGTGAGGACTTTTTACACGACATTACTCTTTTCCAAGACCTTTCTAATCCAGATTTCGCTCGAATTGTCGACCGGGTTGCGACCTTGACTAACAATTGGACTGCAGGTGAGGTGGAGCTTAACTTAGGAAGGGATGTTGTTCTAGCTTATAATTAG
- a CDS encoding Putative glucose-methanol-choline oxidoreductase, cellobiose dehydrogenase, cytochrome, which produces MFKSLLTTGLLAAATAAQQTTSYVDPASDITFQRYTEKSGFSFGVALPSTVGKDFIGQISAPITAGWASVSLGGPMTNKLLLVVWPNGDSVQTSVRKASGYSNPDVVTDSGITLKPIESGTSVNETAFTYTFVCEGCITGDETTFTGTSDTATFGWAYSTTALSDTASASVALNYHGAGFGLFGANLADAKSADYDTWAAKASDAVTSPGVGNGTAPAVPANVTTTISNATYDYIVAGGGAAGLIVAERLAESGKSVLLIERGGASLASTGGKATVDWNETVTQYDVPAMGYYLSTAKETNEYCTDTASQAGCILGGSTMVNAMMWVKPPAHDFDDKWPAGWKWTDVEESANKLYERTPGTIQPSKDGKRYDQAAYNVMSQWLAGNGFTEVDGLAEPNKKDAVFTHPPWLIENGLRGGPVRDYLPLAQALPNFKLQLNAKVIRAVRDGAAVSGVEIETGKNTRQIINLKSGGAAILAAGALSTPRILFNSGIGPKEQIQTVQSGSTQVTLPSEAQWIDLPVGQNLKDHPIFTVNLQTKSPLNSLASTAFTDPAETDVDQFAQGSGLLTQAGQRLNFWTSVEGADGQKRYVQGTVNSPKNDTIRVKVYLTHGLTSVGALGITADGSTKITTDPYLTTAGDKEAITSFMGQLIQFASKSNSTLTMTGNVTAESLILEHTTGSHYVGSAVMGTENDWSSVVDTQTKVWGTDNLYVVDASIHPDLPTGNTQAIVMVAAEHAAAQILGGVGSETNTGSSGSGSGSGSNTGSSSCKRSTKRVQRVQRFRRARRTF; this is translated from the coding sequence ATGTTCAAGTCCCTTCTTACCACGGGACTTCTGGCTGCGGCCACCGCGGCCCAGCAAACGACTTCGTACGTGGACCCGGCTTCCGACATCACTTTCCAGCGGTACACCGAAAAGTCGGGCTTCTCGTTCGGCGTTGCTCTGCCATCCACCGTCGGAAAGGACTTCATCGGCCAGATCTCCGCCCCCATCACCGCAGGCTGGGCCTCCGTGTCCCTCGGCGGGCCCATGACCAACAAGCTGCTTCTTGTTGTATGGCCCAACGGAGACTCGGTTCAGACCTCGGTCCGCAAGGCCAGCGGATACTCGAACCCCGACGTCGTCACCGACTCAGGCATCACCCTGAAGCCCATCGAGTCCGGCACCTCTGTCAACGAGACTGCCTTTACCTACACCTTTGTCTGCGAGGGCTGCATCACCGGCGACGAGACAACCTTTACCGGCACTTCCGACACCGCGACCTTCGGCTGGGCCTActccaccaccgccctcTCCGACACCGCCAGCGCCTCCGTGGCCCTCAACTaccacggcgccggcttcggcctcttcggcgcAAACCTGGCCGATGCTAAGTCCGCCGACTACGATACCTGGGCCGCCAAGGCGTCGGATGCCGTCACCTCCCCCGGCGTTGGAAACGGGACTGCCCCCGCCGTACCGGCTAACGTCACCACGACCATTTCGAACGCCACCTACGACTACATTGtcgccggcggtggtgccgccggcctcaTTGTTGCCGAGCGCCTGGCCGAATCGGGCAAGAGCGTCTTGCTCATCGAGCGTGGTGGTGCCTCCCTGGCCTccaccggcggcaaggcTACTGTCGACTGGAACGAAACCGTGACCCAGTACGATGTCCCCGCCATGGGCTACTACCTTTCTACAGCCAAGGAGACCAACGAGTACTGCACCGATACCGCCTCCCAAGCCGGCTGTATCCTCGGCGGCTCGACCATGGTCAACGCCATGATGTGGGTGAAGCCCCCCGCCCACGACTTCGACGACAAGTGGCCTGCCGGCTGGAAGTGGACCGATGTCGAGGAGTCTGCCAACAAGCTTTACGAGCGTACCCCCGGCACTATCCAGCCCAGCAAGGACGGCAAGCGTTACGACCAGGCCGCCTACAACGTCATGTCGCAGTGGCTAGCCGGCAATGGCTtcaccgaggtcgacggcctcgccgagcccaACAAGAAGGATGCTGTGTTCACCCACCCTCCCTGGCTGATCGAGAACGGCCTCCGCGGCGGCCCTGTTCGTGACTACCTCCCCCTTGCCCAGGCCCTGCCCAACTTCAAGCTCCAGCTCAACGCCAAGGTCATCCGCGCCGtgcgcgacggcgccgctgTCTCCGGCGTCGAGATCGAGACGGGCAAGAACACTCGCCAGATCATCAACCTCAAgtccggcggcgccgccatcctcgccgccggtgctCTGTCCACCCCTCGTATCCTGTTCAACAGCGGCATCGGTCCCAAAGAGCAAATTCAGACCGTCCAGAGCGGCTCTACCCAGGTCACTCTTCCCTCCGAGGCCCAATGGATCGATCTCCCCGTCGGCCAGAACCTCAAGGATCACCCCATCTTCACTGTCAACCTCCAGACCAAGTCGCCCCTCAACTCTCTCGCGAGCACCGCCTTTACCGACCCCGCCGAGACAGACGTCGACCAGTTCGCCCAGGGTTCTGGTCTCCTGACCCAGGCAGGCCAGCGCCTGAACTTCTGGACAAGCGTCGaaggcgccgacggccagaAGCGCTACGTCCAAGGCACCGTCAACTCGCCCAAGAACGACACTATTCGCGTCAAGGTCTACCTCACTCATGGCCTGACTtccgtcggcgcccttgggATCACGGCCGACGGCTCCACCAAAATTACAACCGATCCCTACCTCACCACGGCTGGCGACAAGGAGGCCATCACGAGCTTCATGGGACAGCTCATCCAGTTCGCCTCCAAGTCGAACAGCACGCTGACTATGACCGGCAACGTCACCGCCGAGAGCCTCATCTTGGAGCATACCACTGGAAGCCACTACGTCGGCAGTGCCGTCATGGGCACTGAGAACGATTGGagcagcgtcgtcgacacccAGACCAAGGTTTGGGGCACTGACAACCTCTACGTCGTCGATGCCTCCATCCACCCCGACCTGCCCACCGGAAACACCCAAGCCATCGTCATGGTCGCTGCCGAACACGCTGCCGCCCAGATCCTTGGCGGTGTCGGAAGCGAGACAAACACCGGAAGCTCTGgttccggctccggctccggcagCAACACCGGCAGTTCTAGCTGCAAGCGCTCAACCAAGCGCGTCCAGCGCGTTCAGCGTTTCCGCCGTGCCCGTCGCACTTTCTAG